The DNA sequence CTGTCGGCAAAGGCAAAGCCCATGCGCGTAGTCCAGTCGCTCGGCATGAGCACCATCGCCCCCCGGCGCCGCCACATAGTTGGGAGACTGAAGTAGGGCGGTTCTTGCTGTGCTGCCTCCCAAGCTCTCTGCTCTTTGCAATCCGTAGCCTCGGCCGACGCGGCGTCTTGGCTCTTCTCCGCTGCGACTTTCTGCTGTGCGGCGGTCACCTTTAGCTTGGCCGCATCAATTTCAGTTTGCGTTCCTCCGATCGACGCCGAGTAGAGCTGCGCTTCTTCAACGCGCAGTTCCGCCTTCGCCTTCTCGGTCGCCACGCTTTCGACTTTGCACTTGTCTGCTGGCGCAAGGCGATCAAGCCAGGCCCAGCGATAGCGGAATCCACCTTCGATGAAAGCGTGTGCCGACGTCGAGCTTTCTTTTTCGAGAACGAACCCCGTCGAGCTGCTGGAGTCGGCCTTGATCGTAAATGGATTGAGAATGACCGCACCACTCACCAGCGAGAAGTGTTTTGCGGTGTAGTCGCTCTCCACGCTTTTGCCGACCATGGCGTCGACCGCTGCATCCTCCTTGGATGCGGGGTCTACGTTGCCTGACGTAGGCCCCGCGCTCGCAGCCCACATGAGCCGCGGGACCGCAATCGCCAATACTCCGCTCGCGAGCAATATCGCCGCGCGGTGTGTTCGCAGCGAGTCCGAGCTGAATGAGTGATGCATTGTGCCGCCCTCCTTTGGTGATCGATTTGACCATCAGGAGGGCAAGCGGCGTGCCGACTTGGCGCGCGCGGGAAACGGGAGAAGGGAACGCGTCGTCGCGCCAGACGGTGACCACTCCGGCGGAATGCTGTGTCCACCATAGTGGACGCACGACTTCGAGTGGTTGGTGCGGTGCGGGAGGCGCGTCGGTGACGCACAACTTGCCGAGGCACCATCTCGGCGTTGAAGTGCTACTGTGCAACCGTCACGGTCAAATCTTCTTGATCGTCAGACCAGAAACGGATGCGATACGTGCGACCCGGGGTGTTGGGAACAACCCATTCGCCCGTGTACTCGCCGTCATCCGCGACTTCGTCTGGAGGTACGTGGCTGTCATTCAGCGACGGAATGACTACCCCGGGTCCAGGCGCCGCATCGGTACCATCTGTCACGTCAACCAGTTCCACCGGGACTTGAATGGGTGTCTCGCAGTTGATGCTCAGGTAGCGCAGGAGCAATTTGGCACCCGGTTGACGTGGCGTTGGATCTCGAACTGGCAGTAACCGTCGGCGCACGATTTGATTGCGGCAGGTCATTGACCCCGTGCACTTGGTGGCGTCGTCCGGACAATCATCCCAGGCGCGGACCATACGTCCCGTGATGGTGACCTCCCGCAGAGACACTGACTGGATACCTCCAGCAAGAACCAGGTTTCGGATCTGTTGCCAACTTCGCTCCTGGTAGCTTGGGTCACTGAGCTTGCGCAGTTGGTCCTGGGCCCGGAGTAGAGCGATGAGACCGGTCACCTCCGCAGCGGCCACAGAGGTCCCGGCAAGAATGTTGACACAGAGGGGATCCCTATTGAGCACAGGGATAGGGATAATGTCGCTGCCCGGTGCCGCCACGTGTACCGTCCGTTTGCCTGACGCATTGGGTACGAATGTGCCGTCGCGGTCCGCAGTCGTTACGGCGATGATGTTTGACAATGGAATGCTAGCTGGGTAGCGCGGAAGCTTATCATTGTCGCCTGCACCGTTGCCCGCACTCGCAACAAAGAGTACTCCCTTAGCACGAAGGTAGCGGATTCCCTCCTCTGCCGCGTCGATATCGGCTTTTACGCTACAAAAGGCTGCGAACGAGTAGTTCACCGACGCGACATCAAGCGTGTCCACATCTATTTTTCGCGCGAGCCACGATAAACAGTCGACCAGCGCTTCCGGGCGCGCGTCCCCCGACTCGGCAACTTTGCACGGCATGATGGTAGTGCCCCACATCATCCCGTCGATCCCTTGGTCGTTGCGCCCGAGGGCGGCGATGATCCCAGCCATCTGAGTACCGTGCCCGAAATCGTCGTTGACGCCGGGGGGAAAGTCCTTCACGGGGTTGAACTGATACTTGGGGCTAATCCGCAGCGCGAGGTCCGGATGGTCCAGTTTCACGCCGCTGTCCAGCAGCGCAATCGCCACGTTGTACCGACTAGCGAGGTCCACCGGCGGAAACCCCAAGGCCTGCCATGCTTGCGGAACATTCATCGCTTGTAGGTTCCAACTGGGAGCGGGGCTCTGGCAGTCGGTTTCTAGCCCCGGGGGCGGCGTGGGCAGAGGGAACAGAAGAGCCTCGAATCCTTTTGACAGGGGCTCGGTGAAACGGCTGCACGATCCAAGCATGAGTACGAGCTCTCCGATGACCAGCCCTACGGACACCTTGTGCAGAATCCTGCACACACGTTCAATGCTCCCTCCGTCGTTCATGTTTTCCCACATCGTTTGATCTCGTGGAACAATTGGTGCTATCCGATGAACTCCAACTTTCACAGGAGAGGAGAACAAACAATGGCTATTCCGACGCATATCGGACCACTCGCCACGTTAGTCGCGGACCTGACACAGCTCCCGCCCGCCACCGGCCTAGCTCGGCGCATCGCGTTCAACAACGATCCGTTCGGCGTCACCAGCGCCGATGGCGTGCAGGGCACGGACCTGCGGGAGTTCCTCGGTTTGAAGAAGCGTGAGATCATTGAGTACGTCTTTGACCAGGTCGCTGCTGGCGACGATCAGATCCGTGTTGACCCGGTCAAGAAGCAAGAGTTCATCGGTTGGGTGAGCGCGTACCTCGTGTGGGATTTCACTTCGACCGAGGAAACCAACTATACTGAGGGACATACGCCCCCGAGTGGCGGCAAGGCTAGCTATTTCGATCCAGCGTGTCGCATCCGTCGAGCATACGTAGCGGGTACAACTCCCCAGCCGAACGGAAAGATCTCGGTCAACCTTCAGGTGTACGCGGAAGGCCTTTTGGAAGATCCCGCCACAGCACGGTGTGGAGTGAAAATCTTTGGCACCGATCCCGTGAACCCCGTGCACGGGAAGAACTATCACGCTGACCCGAACTCTACCTTCCGCGGGGGAAGGATCACCGTCGAGCCATTCGACATCGACAGAGGAGTCAGCCATCGGGTGATTGTTGAACTTCAGTTGCCCGGCGGCGTTGTTTACCGCATCGATCAAGGGGACAACCATTTCAGCGTGTAAAGCGGGATCACGGACCGCGCCGTGATACGCCCCAGCGACGCCGTTGAAGTGAGCGAGCGCTGGTTGCCATCCGCGCTGGTTACACCCGAGGCGCGGCGGGGCATTCTCGACCTGGCACGCCTTCTACCTGCTTGTGCTGAGTCCGTGGGTTTTGAGTGCGTGCTGGCTGCCGACGTGGACACTGTCGACCTCGGCGTCGCGGTCCCGGCTTGTGGCCGGTCAGCGCTAGACAATCGAGAGCACGATCCCCTACTCGATCGCACCGTTGAACTCGAAAAACGATGGAGAAGAATTGTTGAGTTCGCTCGGACCTGGGGTGATCCGCTGTCGGGACTCGAGGTGCGGGTTCCGTTTATCTTTCTCGAATTCGACGCCGATGGGTCGTGCCAGCCAATACCTATACCTTCTGTCTTCGTAGCGCTCGACTGGTTGCTTGACGAGCTGAGCCAACAGGGCGGTAGCAGAATCAGTTGGGGCGGCGCGCCGGGATTCCTTCAGGTGGTGGAGATTCTTCGTACACTCCGTGGTTCCCCGCTTGAGCCAGAAGTGGCCTCGATGCTCCTTCGGTGCTTTGATGCCGTTCCCATTGGGGGTGTCGTTCTCCACGTTGCCGCGATGCTGTCGCGGCCGGGATGTGGCGTTCGCCTTTCCGTGTCTGTCCCGCAAAAGCACGCGGTGCCTTACCTTGCGGAGCTCGGCTGGCGCGCCGGATTGCGACAGCTGGAAAGCGACCTGCAACGCTACGCCCTCGTCGCAGACTTCGACCATGAGTGGTCGCGTGTGCAGCTCGACTTCGATGTCGGGATTGAAGTGGGAGAGCGCATCGGCGTCACGTTGCGACCACGAAGCGACAGCGGCTGGTCCGCGCTGTTGAGTACCCTCGTAAGTGAATGCTTGTGCACCGCTGCGAAGCGAGACGCGCTGCTAGCGTGGCCGGGGGTGAGCGCAGATTGGCCTCCTGGGGCTCAGAGCCCTTGCGTTACCGATCACTACATAAGCCACTTGAAATTGGTTTGCGCATCGAATCAGCCGTCCATCGTCAAAGCGTATTTCGGCGTCACGCCGCGTTCGCTGCATTCCGATCTCCGGGCGCGCCGATCGAGGGGCACCGAAGCCCGGGAATGCGGTCGGATCGCGTAGAGCGTTGGAAGACGGCGAGATCGCTCGACTCATCTACTCCGCAGAGTTCTGCACCGATTCACCCCGACGCGGGTCTGGAAACCCGGGTGCGAACATGGCGAGCAATACACCTGGGCGCTTGATGCCCTTGCTCTCTAGGACCTCTTCTGCCCGACGTCTGAGTGCGGCGTGGCCTCCGTCGGCCAGTTGCCCAAGGCGAATCGCGACCAAAGCCGCACACCCAGACATCCCCCGGTCGGAGAAGCTGGCCGCAGCTCTCCTGAGGAGGGCCACGGCACTCTTCCGATCGCCGCGCTGATTGGCAACCGCTGCGCGTAAGAACGCTGCATGACCAATCGCATCGGGGCGCCGAGTGTTCTCGATCACAGCGGCATCCTTCTCAGCCTCAGAGAGCAGAGCGGCTCGGCCCGCCGGCACTACAGTTCCCGTAGCAAGCGCAAGGCGGGCTCGCAGCAAATGTGCATCAATGCGCAGAACCACGTGCCGCAGAAGCCCAGACCGCGACAGCTGCTTCCATGCCCGCTCGACCTTTTGCCATGCATCCTCCGGTCGACCATCGCCAACATCGCAGTACGCCTCGACTCGCAGCACGTAGAAGTGCTGCATTTCGAAGTTGCCCGAGCGCCAGAACCGGAGAATCTCACGGCAGTGCTCCCGCGCTTTCTCCAACTCACCGCTCACCATGCAACCGACGGCAATGATGGATCGTGAGGTGTAGGCGGCATATAGATCTCCCTGCTCTTCCGCCTGGCGCTGCTTCTGTTCGGTTCGACGCTGCATCTCGGCAAATTCTCCCAGCTCTTCGAGAGCCCGACAAGCCACGTCGCGGCCGAGAGTGAGTTCCCACGCTACACCGCGGCAGTGCCGCCGCAGCGTCTCGACTGCTCCATCGCAAAGATCAAGCGTATCCGACCACCGCCCCTCGATCATTGATTTCTGGGCCATGGTGATCGCAGTGAACCCCAGCAGGTACGGATCACCCGTCTCCTCGGCAACCGCCCGGCTACGGTGAAGCATCTTGACCGCCCACCTGCCGAGCGGACCACCTAAGGGGATCAGTGCGGCACCGACACCCGCCATTTCGCGAGCGATGCGTATCCGTTCACCAGACTGCAGCGCGAGCGAAAGGCTGCGGATTGCGAAATGAAGCCCGCGAACCGGATCGACCATTACGAAGCCCTTGGCGACAGCGTGCGAGGTGTCCGCCCGCACAACTTGCAGACGCGAGGCATGCAGCTTCGACGGAGTTCGTGGTTCCAGACCCCGAAGCCGCATCGCAAGTAGGCGCGCTAGGCTGGCCAAGACTGCCCCAGGAACGGTACGCGGAAATCGAAGCCCAACTGCCTTGAGCAAGTCGCGCATGACGGCTGTACCACTGTCTAGGTTTCCGGTCACCAGAAACTGCTCCGCCGCACGTCGTCGCAGATCGAGGGCCTCGGTCTTTTCACTGTGCTGGGCAGCATCGAGAAACATCGGTGCGGACTCCGCACCGCGACCGGCATTGACCAACGCATCGGCCTGTCGCACTTGCAGCGTGGTTGCCTGTGCTTGATCCCAACGCTTCAGTTCGCGCGCACGCCCGTACAACTCCGCCGCATCGACGAATGCCAGAGCGGTTGCAGCGCGATCCGCGGCACGCACCGCCCACTCTCCCGCTCGCTCGCGTTCATCGGCACCGAGAAAGTGGCGAAACAGGGCGTCTGGGTCAGGCGAAGGTTGGCGTTCGATGGTTTCCGCGAGCTGTCGATGTCGCGTGCGCAAGCGCTGTGGCGGGACCTGCGCCGCGATCACCTCGCGGATGCGGTCGTGATACATCTCGACCGTTGGTTGGGTGTCGCGCGGCGCGGTGCGCAATAGGCCTTCGTGTTCCAACCTGGCGATGAACGGGCGTCCGCGCTCGCCAATGCCCGCGGCTTCGAGAGCGACGCTGCGATCGAGCGGTCGGCCGGCGGTCGACACGAGTTCCAAGATTTCTTGTGCCGACGCGCCCAGATGCTCGATGCGCTCCGCCAGCAACGTTTGCAGATGCAGCCCGGTCGGTCGTGCCGCCTCGTGCTCTGTCGGCGATCGCAGCGCGGCGTAGCGGGCAAGTTGCGTGACGAGAAACGGCGAGCCATTGGCTTGTGAGGCAATCGCCGCAATCTGGTTGTCTGCAGGTGTATTGGACAACCTCGCGGCAAGATCGTGCGCTTCGGTGGGCGATAGCGGCGATAAGACGATGCGCCGGAGCGCTTTGTCGGGGAGATCGCTGCTCACCATCTTCAGCGTGTCGGCGAGTGGAGCGCTCTCGCGATCTTCACCCCGATAGGACAGCACGAGCAGCATCACCGGCGGATCGGGCGGGCGCAGCAGCTCTCGCAGCAGGGCCGCGCTATCGGCGTCTCCCCACTGCAAATCATCGATCCACAGCACCAGCGGTTGGCGATCGCCTATTCGCGCCAAGAGCTCGCGTAGCGCCGCGAAGCCGCGCCGTCGCAGTTCGTAGGGCTCGGCCGCATCTTCGCCGTCCTGCCACGATGCCAATGCGGGAACCCGGGCCAACACCGGGAAGAGCCGCGTGACAGCCCCAGTGTGTCGCGGCACCAGCGCCGCGACACCGGCCTCCGGCAGTGTCATCAGGAAACGACTCAACCGATCGACGAGACCGTCGAGCGCCTTGTAGGGGACAGCTTCATCGGGATGGCAGCGGCCGTCGAGCACCACGGTCCGTCCATCACTCTCGATGGTCGCGAGAAATTGTCGGACAAGTTCTGATTTCCCGATTCCTGACGGACCTTCCACCAACACGACATTCGGCTGCCGGCTGGAGACCGACTCAAAGGCGCGCTGGAGTTCCGCCAACTCCTCCACGCGCCCGACAAATGTGACGTCCTCGGCATCACCATCGACACGTTGCGCCTGCTGCGTCTGCCGCGTGGCTCCAGATCGCTCCTGCAGCTTCGCGAGGATGTCCTTCGGGCCAGGCCTCCCCGCGGGCGCAGGGTCGAGCAGCGCCATGGTCAGCGCGTCGAGATCCTCCGGAACGTCCGGCAGCAACGTGCGCGGCGCGGGAGGCTTGCCCCGCCCTTTGTCCGCGAGCATCTGCGCGGCAGGCCCCGCAAACGGCACTCGTCCGGTCAACGCTTCGTACAGCATGACGCCGACGCTGTACCAGTCAGCGGCGGGATCGGGCTCCATCCCCCACGCTTGTTCCGGCGCCATATAGGTCAAGGTGCCAACCAGTCCGGGCTGCGTGTCGCCGGCTCGCGTGCCACCGAAAACCGTGACCAACCCGAAATCGAGCACGACGACACGCCTCGCGCGTGTCACCAGCACGTTCGATGGCTTCACGTCGCGGTGCAGCTTGCCGACCGCGTGCAGCGCCGCCAGACCCGACACCAGTTGCCGCAGGACATCAGTGAGCCGTTCGTAGTCCACTGCGTTCGCATCGCTGCGGACGTACTCGATGAAGTCGACACCGTCGACCAACTCCATCGTGAAGAAGCATTCGCGCTCCTTGACGAACAGCTCGTACAACTCGACCAGGTTGCGGTGCACCACGCCGGCGAGTGAACGAAACTCGTTTTTGAGACGGTACAGCTCCCCCGGATCGTGCACGGCGAGGGTTTTCAGGGCGACATCGGTATCGGTCTCGCGATCGTGCGCGCGGTATACCACTCCCATGCTGCCGCGACCCAGAAGGACCACCGATCGAAATCGATCGCTGCCAGCGAACGCTCCTGTCAAAGGGGCTACGTCAGTTGGGTCCGGCATGGCCTGGGATCAACCCGCGAATCTTCGGCGGCGTTCATCGTTTGTCCGAGCACTTCGCACCGCAAATGAGACGCATCACGATGGACTCCGCTCGATGCCAAAGGCGTTCATCAACCGGTAGAGATGCGAGCGGGCGATGTCCATGCGCCGCGCGGCCTCGACCACGCTCCACGCGGCGTCCTCCAACGTGTCACGGATGAATCGCGCCTGGAACTGTCGCGTGGCCTCCTGCAATGTCAAGGCGTCAGGAGTGTCTGCCGATTGCGCCGCCGTTGGAGGGAACACGTGCCGTCGCTCCACCTGGCGCACGTTCTCGCCGGTGCAACGAATCGCGGCAGCCTCCACCGCGTGGGCGAGTTGCCGGACGTTGCCTGGCCACTCAGCCGACTCCAGCGCGCGCAACGCGTTCCGCGACAGCTCCAGGCGCGGCAAGCGATGCCGCTCGCACGCGTCGGCGCAGAAGTAGGCGGCAAGATCGGCAATGTCCTCACGGTGCTCCGCCAGCGCCGGCACGCGGATGGGCACGACGGCGAGTCGGAAGTAGAGGTCTTCACGGAAGCGGTGCTCCGCCACGGCGCGCTCGAGGTCCGTATTGGTTGCGGCGATCACGCGCACGTCGGCTCGCTCCGGCTTGGTCCCACCCAACGGGTAGTAGTGCTTCGATTGCAGGACCTGTAGCAGCTTCGCTTGCGCTGACAACGGCAGCTCGCCGATCTCGTCGAGGAACAGCGTACCGCGCTCGGCGGCGGCAACCTTGCCGTCCATTCGACGGGTTGCGGTCGAGTGCGCTCCCGGCAGGGCACCGAACAGTTCGCTTTCTACCAGACTCTCGGGGATGGCCGCGCAGTTGAGCTCGACAAACGGCAGAGGCGCGCGTGGGCCGTTGTCGTGAATGACCCGCGCCAGTTGACTCTTCCCGGTACCGGATTCGCCCGTCAGTAGGACACCGACATCGAGCGGCGCCACGAGCGCAACTTGCTTCAGCACCGAGGCGAATACGTCACTGTGTCCCACCATCGCATTGAGCCGCAACTTCTCGCGCCAGGGTCGCGTGGCATCGGAGGCTTCACGCGCGCTATGCTGCTCTAGCACCCGATCGACAAGTGGAGCGAGATGGGAGGCGAAAACCTCCGCGTGCTCCTGATCGCGAGCCGAGAAGGCACCCGCCGCTGCCCGTCCCTGCAGGTAGAGCACACCGCGCGGCGGGTCTTCGCCGATCGGCACGCAGACAACCGCATCGATTCGCGCCAGCCGCACACTCGGCCGGGACCCGAAGCGATCGTCGTCGAGCGCAGACGCAGTTACGACGGTGCGCCCGGTGGCAATGGCCTCGCTGATGATTCCCGTGGAGACCGCGCGCCGCACCACGGAAATCTCGTCTGGCGAAAAGCCGTGCGCAATCGACCATCGTGGCTCTCCGCCTAGATAGTCGTCGTCATAGAGTTCGAGATATCCCTGGCGGGCATCGGCCACGTCAACGATCAGCGCCAACGCACCATCGAGGAAGGGAGCGATCGCCGTCTGCCGCCCCAAGTTCAGGAGACGCAAATAGAGGTCCCGCTCCTTGAGAACGTTCAGTGTCTCGAAGTCGTGCGCAGCGTCGGACACAGGTTGCTGCCGTATCTAGACCATTGCCGACTAGAAACAAAGGCCGCGCCGTCTTGTCCCGCATACGAGACGGGCATCAGCGTTGGGTGCACGGATGGGACACACCGGCATAGGACGGAAGGCATTGTGCTGTTCGAGCCATGCTCGGCCGGCGGCACGTGGATTGCGAAAGCCAAGGAGCGCAAGGACACGTCATGCAACCGACAACAAGCGCCGCAGGCGAGAACATCGATTCCAAGCGTACCGTGATCGAGCGCCGGCTGGCAGCGATCATGAGCGGCGACGTCGTCGGCTACAGTCAGCTCATGGCCGTGGACGAGGATGCCACCGTGCGGCACTTGCGCAGCAGTCGCGAGTGCATCGGCCGACTGGTCGCCTGTCATCACGGGCGCGTCGTCGACTTTACTGGAGACTGTTTTCTCGCCGAGTTTCCAAGCGTCGTCGCCGCCGCGAACTGCACTCTCGTCGTCCAGGATGCGCTCCATTCTTCCAATGCAAACCTTCCCGTCAGTCGAAGGATGGAGTTTCGCCTCGGCCTGCATCTCGGCGAAGTGCGGGTCGAAGACGGCGCGCTCTATGGAACCGGGGTCAACATCGCGGCGAGGCTCCAGGCGCTAGCCGCTCCGGGTGGGATCTGCGTCTCTCAGGTCGTCTTGCGCGAGATCGCGAGTCGCGTCGCCGTTGTGTGTGACGATCTCGGCGAACGTTCGGTCAAAAACATTCCGGAGCCGATCCGCGTTTTCCGGCTTCGCCGACCCGGAAGCTCAGCTGTTCCGGTACCGATCCCATTGAGGCCGCTCCGGCGTCGTATTCGCCGGGCAGCGCTGCCCGCGTTGCTTGCATTGCTGATACCCTTGAGCGCCGCGACTCTCTCGGCGTTCGCTCCGGGCGCGCGGTGGTTCGGCATGCGGCCGGCGTCCCCAGCGGCAATTGCGGTCCTCCCGTTCAGCGACATGAGCACGGCGCAGGACGAAGGCTATTTCGCGGAAGGACTTGTGGAACAGTTGACCCATGCCCTGGCGAATGTGCGATCGCTACGCGTCGCCGCTCGGACATCCGCGTTCGCGGTTACGATCGCCGGTCGAGATGCCCGTACCATTGGTCACCTCTTGGATGCCGAAACGATCATCGAGGGCAGCGTCAGAAGAGCCGGGAACCAGCTGCGTGTGACGGTGCAAGCGATCCGGGTCGCCGACGGCTATCACCTTTGGTCGCAAATCTATGACTATGAGGAAGCCGACGCGCTCAGCATTCAAGACGAGATCGCGCGCGCGGTGGCGGAGACATTGAGCCAACAGCTTGCCGGTGAAGCCGGTGCGTCCGAGCTGTGCGGTCCGGGCAGATCAAGGCCGGCAGCAGCTCCCGAGATCGTGCATTCCGAGGCGCGGACCGTCGGCATACACGCCAGCGCAGGGTAACCGGCAGTCGCTCCGCATCGAGTCTATCCCGCGCACCAGCGCCGAAACGCGCGGTTGCTGGTATCAAACGTCCCCATCCGGCGTCCGGGTGACTAGCGCTGCAACCCAAACGCCCGGATCAAGTTGTAGACATGCGAGCGCGCCAGGTCGAGGCGACGTGCGGTTTCGACCACGTTCCAACCGGTGTCTTCGAGTGTCTCTCGTAGCAGGCGCTCGTGAAAGCGGCGGGTCGTCTCTTGGAACGTGAGCGGTGCACTCGTGGTGGGCTCAGCGGCGGCTTCGGGGAACACATGCGCTCGCTCGACCTGCGCTGCGCCGGCACCGGCAGCGCGAATCACTGCCGCCTCCATCGCGTGCGCCAGTTGCCGCACGTGCCCCGGCCATTCCGCCGACTGCGCGGCGCGAATCGCATTGCGCGACAGTTCGAGTCGCGGCAGCCCGTGGCGCTGACAGGCGGTCGCACAGAAGTACGCGGCCAGTTCCGGAATGTCGTCACGTCGCTCAGCCAGTGTCGGCACCCGTACCGGCAGCACCTGCAAGCGATAGAACAGATCTTCGCGAAACCGCCGCTCGCTTACGGCGAGGCGGAGGTCTTGGTTGGTCGCCGCGATCACGCGCACGTCTGCTTGCAGCGGCTGCGCGGCGCCGAGGGGATAGTACTGCCGCGACTGCAACAGTTGCAGCAACTTGCCCTGCGCGCTGAGCGAGAGATCGCCGATCTCGTCGAGAAACAGCGTGCCGCGCTCGGCGGCGGCGACTTTGCCCTCGATGCGGCGCGTCGCCGTCGAGTGCGCGCCCGGCATGGCGCCGAACAGCTCGCTCTCGATCAGTGTGTCCGGTAATGCGGCGCAGTTCACTTCGACAAACGGCTGCGCCGCTCGCGGTCCGTTGTCGTGAATCACGCGGGCGAGTTGACTCTTGCCAGTGCCCGACTCGCCGGTGAGCAATACGCTGACGTCGAGCGGCGCAACCAACGCGATTTGTTTGAGGGTCGCGGCCAATGCCAGGCTGCGGCCGATGACGCCGTCGAGCCGCAGGGCGGCGCGCAGCGGCTGCGTCGGGTCGGCGGTGGTCTGGCTCCGATGCTGGGCCAGCAGCCAATCCACTAGTGGCGCGAGGTGTTGCGCAAAGATCTCGGCGCGGGCCCGATCCTCGTCGGAGAACAACCCGGGCGTGGCGCGCCCTTGCAGATACAGCACGCCGCGCGGCGGATCGTCGCCGATAGGGGTGCACAGCACCGCTTCAATGCGGCCGAGGCGGACGCTGTCGCGTTCGCTGAAACGCGGATCGAGCAACGCCGACGGCGTTACGATGGTTTTTCCGGTCGCCAGCGCCTCGGCGATGATGCCGCGCGAAATGGCCGCGCGCACGGTGTCGATTTCATCGCTGGAGAGCCCATGCGCGATCCACCACTGCGGGTGATCGCCGTTCTCCTGATCGTGCAGCTCCAGATATCCCTGGCGCGCGTCGGCGACCTCGACGATTAAGCCGAGGGCTTCGGCAAGAAAAATCTGCAACTCACTTTGGCGGCCGAGGTTCAGCAACCGGAGATAGAGGTCGCGCTCGCGCCGGAGCTTCGCGAGTTCCGCGTGGTGATCCGCGTCACTCATGGCGACAGGCTTCTAGACCATCGGGCGACGCAGAACAACCAAATCTATTGCCGCGCCTTCTTTGCAAGATGGCGTGAGCGAGATGCAATTGTCCATTCAGTTAGACGAGACCCAGACGCGCTGTCCACGCGGCTGGACATGCGTAGCGTTGGTCATCGTGAAGCGCGACTGCGGACGCAGCCGCGCAGTCTGGCGCACGCGTTGCTCCACAGCTGAACTGAAAGGTTGCTGCCAACGGGTTGCCGGTTTTGTGTCGCGCCGGGCCTGAATGAAGGTGAGCGTATGTCCAATGAACTCGAACAGCCGTCGTCTGTCCTTGCCGCCGATCGTACCTTCGTTGTGCGCTTGGGTGCGACGGCCGCGAACCGCCTGAGCGGGCGGGTCGAACACGTGTGGTCAGGGCGGGCCATAGAATTCGACTCGCCGGAGTCACTCCTGAGTTTCATTTTGGGATCGACGCGCCGGCCGAACGGGAATGCGGTGACTGAAACACGGAGCGCTGACGTCACA is a window from the Deltaproteobacteria bacterium genome containing:
- a CDS encoding sigma 54-interacting transcriptional regulator; amino-acid sequence: MSDADHHAELAKLRRERDLYLRLLNLGRQSELQIFLAEALGLIVEVADARQGYLELHDQENGDHPQWWIAHGLSSDEIDTVRAAISRGIIAEALATGKTIVTPSALLDPRFSERDSVRLGRIEAVLCTPIGDDPPRGVLYLQGRATPGLFSDEDRARAEIFAQHLAPLVDWLLAQHRSQTTADPTQPLRAALRLDGVIGRSLALAATLKQIALVAPLDVSVLLTGESGTGKSQLARVIHDNGPRAAQPFVEVNCAALPDTLIESELFGAMPGAHSTATRRIEGKVAAAERGTLFLDEIGDLSLSAQGKLLQLLQSRQYYPLGAAQPLQADVRVIAATNQDLRLAVSERRFREDLFYRLQVLPVRVPTLAERRDDIPELAAYFCATACQRHGLPRLELSRNAIRAAQSAEWPGHVRQLAHAMEAAVIRAAGAGAAQVERAHVFPEAAAEPTTSAPLTFQETTRRFHERLLRETLEDTGWNVVETARRLDLARSHVYNLIRAFGLQR